One candidate division TA06 bacterium genomic window carries:
- a CDS encoding EamA family transporter — MYSKKISILYALVAASLFGASAPLAKLLLTDIHPVLLASFLYMGSGLGLLFYKLTLGLGQKDLSREAKLGRADLPWLAGATVSGGIAAPIVLLFSLKHTPAATASLILNFEGVATALIASLAFREAVSKRIWLAVILVTIAVILLSVDLSDRWGFSLGAMGVVAACVLWGLDNNFTRNTSAKDPIVIVIVKGIAAGAISLALALLMGNSFPGLAKVLLACVLGLVCYGLSIVFFIFSLRELGTARTSAYFAAAPFIGSVLSFLIFRELPNALFLVALPFIVAGAFLLFTEKHLHLHTHFEFEHDHFHDHLDGHHAHRHPEGGGAQKHSHPHQHDPVAHQHPHNPDIHHRHSHED, encoded by the coding sequence ATGTACAGCAAGAAAATATCCATATTATACGCCTTGGTGGCCGCTTCCTTGTTCGGGGCCAGTGCCCCTTTGGCCAAACTATTATTAACCGACATCCACCCCGTTCTATTGGCTTCGTTCCTTTACATGGGCAGCGGTCTGGGTTTATTATTTTATAAATTGACCCTGGGCCTCGGGCAAAAGGACTTAAGCCGGGAAGCCAAATTGGGCCGGGCAGACTTGCCCTGGCTGGCCGGGGCGACGGTATCGGGCGGCATCGCCGCCCCCATCGTCCTGCTGTTCAGCTTAAAGCACACCCCCGCAGCCACCGCTTCGCTGATCCTCAATTTCGAAGGCGTGGCCACCGCCCTCATCGCCTCCCTGGCCTTCCGGGAAGCCGTCAGCAAAAGGATCTGGCTGGCCGTTATATTGGTGACCATTGCGGTTATTCTGCTGTCGGTCGACTTGTCGGACCGATGGGGCTTCTCGCTGGGGGCCATGGGCGTGGTGGCGGCCTGCGTTTTGTGGGGCCTGGACAATAATTTCACCAGGAACACTTCGGCCAAAGACCCGATCGTCATCGTGATCGTAAAAGGCATTGCGGCCGGCGCCATCAGCCTGGCTTTGGCTTTGTTGATGGGAAATTCCTTTCCCGGTCTGGCAAAAGTCCTGCTGGCCTGCGTTTTGGGCCTGGTCTGCTACGGCTTAAGCATCGTCTTCTTTATCTTTTCCCTACGGGAACTGGGCACCGCCCGCACCAGCGCCTATTTTGCCGCCGCCCCTTTCATTGGCTCGGTCCTTTCTTTTTTGATCTTCCGCGAACTGCCCAATGCGCTGTTTTTGGTAGCTCTGCCATTCATCGTTGCCGGCGCATTTTTACTGTTCACCGAAAAGCACTTGCACCTGCATACCCACTTTGAATTCGAGCACGATCATTTTCACGATCACCTTGACGGCCACCATGCCCACCGGCATCCTGAAGGCGGCGGTGCCCAAAAGCATTCACACCCGCACCAGCACGACCCTGTCGCTCACCAGCACCCGCATAACCCGGACATCCACCACCGCCACAGCCATGAGGATTGA